In the Drosophila takahashii strain IR98-3 E-12201 chromosome 3R, DtakHiC1v2, whole genome shotgun sequence genome, one interval contains:
- the LOC108061776 gene encoding uncharacterized protein isoform X6: MTEFSTNNDHSKPHFTASSQQKPLQNSPIHQQAFTPSNPNSHPHLLQRLAQQYNKFQQTLPFSQLNNGNNTAAPSPHSPLSYRNPLNSPSNSPFSNTAHTTTIGKRYQQQQLTDRLLQQQHLQQCQQQQLQSVGSSDVEEDAAGEELSEESLKQNVAIVLSNLDRYNNALRSIILNEQVSSSSLITPSDSQLFGEDSSGLLYCDNDNSSRKLQGNNNFVLGKMAATPESDYNSNATTPGGRSNEQQLQQQQQQQLGVGGMLCGGGGMRETTNGGSNGGNNLICSLASSHDFTHDNSDYQWFLDYGYRDGCGGMQRSVLSSLSASYNAMGDLIYYEDLAKNLDANLAEVDMESFRAEDIHSLLSQLPAYCKSLGGANSRLQQSLLLQQQQQQQQQQQQLQQQQLLHHSNMLPHNMSQTSTTSTNELIDNSFCKSELLFSPVRESHISVDSLDMDAYPDDGEIILTCNKDNYTIAFEGSVLYSDDSFYAEPSDIAARNKQNCINLHSNLEDIVKRNKALEVSMSRSAQAFQPLCPMSPKGQAATGAAAKLQRRSLLLVSPARRYPSGNNNTETITITRHLPQCSVRKSSSLPNLQGEELMAGSSGHQEQRPEEQAVPLNVSQAISTSTMESSKSRSRNLLPMCQMPISISVSISERLQQQAANQQQLQQQQLQQHNHSHHHRHKHRCSCSQESQSSGNSSNPPAFNLVKLFIKQKSSNSSAGGQDLDLGAQASGHTCMDVSSGCWPSSDAASSSSGSLEQRLRKKSMNDSGKGSAVSRHDEEEQHYPQEQETPRRQLRARSEAVFYDDVATSSSTGSLTATNSPAHRRRSMPLRNPQLYQLAAQVSTGSQMSSEASSEQLTQVPRRAEEARPLSCASSSEMITRSMQTSCGSLSTTRSSLSDRYRCVPPSFLEKLNNLGEQRQAPIYVIYPNYALPDLGFVKTNASTDVIFSPFNYKETLDGAAGSSSSSSGSLRKQRSSSQSVSEEEILKTLDYKHIADWQSLATLLPTEYRRRLQHIPEVKHLVRQLDAELSQRPLFCMSPPLRRNRTHICDCAKYFQGQQQTQLDEASSSGSSQQPSSGYRGSSTLLTDSELDVDPLKQMYVYQYQDQQRMDSGVETQTPPQPMPRSILRKAHSAQARSKRNSMIEAQQTQKLSKLEKRRSLQEPPHNYGLGSTDELLADVFEEEEHSQQQAQPVKQRLSRKDLDARARAENFLASLPRSELKYYAEIASILESSGEQVTYDAAALKKEVSRVLSQQKKVSFNDEGVAAGLQQQHAKRFATPPNSPNISVAALKRDTLDVQEQRKIESNRFKRLQIQWELMSKDSSMLKELASEAATKSGGSTPTSVNSTGSNSAPRSRIPRPVSYPAGRSSTPTSSRTAPVMATPSPARPANPKTVTKSHTKPGLFTSPRPNRLTSAQEAAGGSKVSTRSPSRMVQPKRYSLVGTTTPTSAAPTSVRARTPTNRVAVTAPNTPKRQAVAQSPRPTSRVR, encoded by the exons ATGACAGAATTCTCAACAAACAACGATCACAGCAAGCCGCATTTCACCGCATCATCTCAGCAGAAACCCCTCCAGAACTCACCCATCCACCAGCAGGCATTCACTCCATCCAATCCCAACTCTCATCCACATTTGCTTCAACGCTTGGCCCAACAGTATAATAAGTTTCAGCAGACCCTGCCCTTTAGCCAGCTGAACAACGGCAACAACACGGCTGCCCCATCGCCACATTCCCCGCTCAGCTACCGGAATCCGCTGAACAGTCCCAGCAACTCGCCGTTCAGCAACACGGCGCACACGACGACGATTGGCAAGCggtaccagcagcagcagctgaccGATCGCctgttgcagcagcaacatctgcagcagtgccagcagcagcaactgcaatcGGTGGGCAGCAGCGATGTGGAGGAGGATGCCGCCGGCGAGGAACTGAGCGAGGAGAGTCTCAAGCAGAATGTGGCCATTGTGCTGAGCAACTTGGATCGCTATAACAACGCGTTGCGCAGCATAATCCTGAATGAGCAggtgagcagcagcagcctcaTCACTCCGAGCGACAGTCAACTGTTTGGCGAGGACTCGAGCGGTCTGCTCTACTGCGACAACGACAACAGCTCCAGGAAGCTCCAGGGCAACAATAACTTTGTCCTGGGCAAGATGGCGGCCACGCCGGAGTCGGATTACAACAGCAATGCCACGACGCCAGGAGGTCGCAGCAACgagcagcagttgcagcagcagcagcagcaacaacttgGGGTAGGTGGGATGCTTTGTGGTGGTGGCGGGATGCGGGAAACTACTAATGGTGGCAGCAACGGTGGCAACAATCTCATCTGCTCGTTGGCCTCGTCGCACGACTTTACTCACGACAATTCCGATTACCAGTGGTTCCTGGACTACGGCTATCGAGATGGCTGCGGCGGAATGCAGCGAAGTGTTCTAAGTTCCCTTTCGGCCTCTTACAATGCGATGGGGGATTTGATCTACTATGAGGATCTGGCCAAGAACCTGGACGCCAATCTGGCCGAGGTGGACATGGAGAGCTTTCGGGCGGAGGATATACATTCCCTGCTCTCGCAGCTCCCCGCCTATTGCAAGAGTTTGGGCGGGGCCAATAGTCGGCTGCAGCAATCGCTGCtccttcagcagcagcagcagcaacaacagcagcagcagcagctgcaacagcaacagttgcTGCACcacagcaacatgttgccgcACAACATGTCCCAGACGTCGACCACCTCCACCAACGAACTGATCGACAACTCCTTCTGCAAGTCGGAGCTGCTCTTTTCGCCGGTGAGGGAGTCGCACATCTCGGTGGATTCGCTGGACATGGACGCCTATCCGGATGACGGGGAGATCATACTCACTTGCAACAAGGACAACTATACGATCGCCTTCGAGGGCAGTGTTTTATATTCGGATGATAGTTTCTATG CGGAACCTAGTGACATTGCCGCCAGAAACAAACAGAACTGCATCAACTTGCACAGCAATCTGGAGGACATTGTGAAGCGCAACAAGGCCCTGGAGGTATCCATGTCGCGTTCGGCCCAGGCCTTCCAGCCCCTCTGTCCCATGTCGCCCAAGGGACAGGCGGCCACAGGAGCGGCGGCCAAGCTACAGCG ACGCTCGTTACTTCTTGTTTCGCCCGCACGCAGGTATCCCTCGGGTAACAACAACACGGAGACCATCACCATAACCCGGCACCTACCGCAGTGCTCCGTGAGGAAGAGCAGCAGTCTGCCCAATTTGCAGGGCGAGGAACTGATGGCCGGCAGCAGTGGCCACCAGGAGCAGCGACCGGAGGAGCAGGCGGTGCCACTGAATGTCTCTCAGGCGATCAGCACCTCGACCATGGAGTCGTCCAAGTCGAGGAGCCGGAACCTCCTGCCCATGTGCCAGATGCCCATTTCCATCAGTGTCTCGATTTCGGAGCgactgcagcagcaggcggcgaatcagcagcaactgcagcaacagcagctgcagcagcacaaCCACTCGCACCACCATCGCCACAAGCATCGCTGCAGTTGCTCGCAGGAGAGCCAATCCTCGGGCAACTCCTCCAATCCGCCGGCCTTCAATCTAGTCAAGCTGTTCATCAAGCAGaagagcagcaacagcagtgcTGGTGGTcaggatttggatttgggtgCCCAGGCGAGTGGGCACACCTGCATGGACGTCTCCTCCGGCTGCTGGCCGTCCAGTGATGCGGCCAGCTCGAGCAGTGGCTCCCTGGAGCAGCGTCTGCGCAAGAAGAGTATGAATGACTCGGGCAAGGGATCGGCTGTGAGTCGTCAtgacgaggaggagcagcactACCCGCAGGAGCAGGAGACACCCAGGCGGCAGTTGAGAGCCCGATCCGAGGCAGTTTTCTACGATGATGTGGCCACCTCCAGTTCCACGGGCTCGCTGACGGCGACCAATTCGCCAGCACATCGTAGGCGCAGCATGCCGCTAAGGAATCCCCAGCTGTACCAGCTGGCAGCCCAGGTTTCCACCGGCAGTCAGATGTCCTCGGAGGCGAGCTCGGAGCAGCTGACCCAGGTGCCCAGGCGAGCGGAGGAGGCACGACCCCTGTCGTGCGCCTCCAGCTCCGAGATGATCACACGTTCCATGCAGACCTCCTGCGGCTCACTGAGCACCACAAGGAGCAGCCTGAGCGATCGTTACCGCTGTGTGCCGCCCTCGTTCCTCGAGAAACTCAATAATCTGGGAGAGCAGCGCCAGGCGCCCATTTACGTGATCTATCCGAACTACGCCCTGCCCGACTTGGGCTTTGTTAAGACTAATGCCAGCACCGATGTGATCTTCTCGCCCTTCAACTACAAGGAGACGCTGGACGGGGCAGccgggagcagcagcagtagctcGGGATCCCTGAGGAagcagcgcagcagcagccagaGCGTCAGCGAGGAGGAGATCCTCAAGACGCTGGACTACAAGCACATTGCCGACTGGCAGTCGTTGGCCACTTTGCTGCCAACGGAATACCGCCGTCGGTTGCAGCACATTCCCGAGGTGAAGCACCTGGTGCGGCAGCTGGATGCGGAGCTATCGCAGCGTCCGCTGTTCTGCATGTCGCCACCGCTTCGCCGAAATCGTACGCACATCTGTGACTGTGCCAAGTACTTCCAGGGGCAGCAGCAGACTCAGCTGGACGAGGCCTCCAGCTCGGGATCGAGTCAACAGCCCAGCTCCGGCTATCGTGGCTCCTCCACGCTGCTCACCGACTCCGAGTTGGATGTGGATCCGCTGAAGCAGATGTATGTGTACCAGTACCAGGACCAACAGCGCATGGATTCGGGCGTGGAAACCCAAACGCCGCCGCAGCCCATGCCCCGGAGTATTCTGCGCAAGGCCCACTCGGCGCAGGCGCGCTCCAAGCGCAATTCCATGATCGAGGCCCAGCAGACGCAGAAGCTCTCGAAGCTGGAGAAGCGGCGCAGTCTGCAGGAGCCACCGCACAACTATGGACTGGGCTCCACTGACGAGCTGCTGGCGGATGTcttcgaggaggaggagcacagCCAACAGCAGGCGCAGCCGGTGAAGCAGAGGCTTTCGCGCAAGGATCTGGATGCCAGGGCCCGGGCGGAGAACTTCCTGGCCTCGTTGCCGCGCTCCGAGCTCAAGTACTATGCGGAGATTGCGTCCATCTTGGAGTCTTCCGGCGAGCAGGTGACCTACGATGCTGCCGCTTTGAAAAAGGAGGTGAGCCGGGTGCTGAGCCAGCAGAAGAAGGTGTCCTTCAATGACGAGGGCGTGGCGGCcggactgcagcagcagcacgccAAACGCTTTGCCACACCTCCCAATTCCCCCAACATCTCTGTGGCGGCACTGAAACGTGACACTCTGGACGTTCAGGAGCAGCGAAAGATCGAGAGCAATCGCTTCAAGCGCCTGCAAATCCAGTGGGAGCTGATGAGCAAGGACTCGAGTATGCTGAAGGAGCTGGCCAGCGAAGCGGCCACCAAGAGCGGCGGCTCCACGCCCACCTCGGTCAACTCAACGGGCTCTAATTCGGCGCCAAGGTCCAGGATTCCACGACCAGTGAGCTATCCAGCGGGCAG AAGTTCCACGCCCACTTCGTCACGTACCGCCCCCGTTATGGCCACGCCCTCACCGGCTCGGCCCGCCAATCCTAAGACTGTCACTAAAAGCCACACAAAACCCGGTCTTTTTACCTCCCCCCGCCCAAACAGACTCACCAGCGCCCAAGAAGCAGCCGGCGGATCCAAGGTCAGCACCCGATCGCCCAGCAGGATGGTGCAGCCGAAGCGCTACAGCCTGGTCGGCACAACCACGCCCACATCCGCCGCCCCCACTTCGGTCAGAGCACGTACGCCCACCAACCGAGTGGCGGTTACGGCGCCAAATACGCCCAAGCGCCAGGCGGTGGCCCAGTCGCCCAG ACCCACATCACGAGTGCGTTGA